From Acidimicrobiales bacterium:
GCCGAGCCCGCAGGCGACGTCGATCGCCGCGAGGCCGATACCGCCGCCGGCGCCGAGCACCAGCACGCGCTGGCCGGGTCGCAGGGACATGCGGCGCGTGAACGCGAACCACATCGTGCAGTAGCTCTGCAGCAGCGCGGCGGCCTGGTCGAGTCCGATGGTGGACGGCACGCGCGTCAACGACAACGGCGACACCGCCAGCTGCGAGGCGTAGGCGCCGAAGCCACTCCCGAGCACGTGGTCGCCCACGGCGAAGCCCTCGACGCCCGGACCGACGGCGGAGATCACTCCCGCGTAGTCGCTGCCCGGAGTGAAGGGCGGCGGGATCTTGATCTGGTACGTGCCCTGCACGAAGAGGGCGTCGACAAAGTTCACGCCCGCGGCGGCGACGTCGACGACGACCTGTCCCTCACGGGGTACGAGGTCGTCGGACTCGACGACGTGCAGGAGAGAAGGCGGTCCGTACTCGGAGCAGACGATGCGGCGCACGGCCGCTGACGTTATTGCCCGCGCTCAGGCGTGGGCGGGCGCGTCGTACATCGCCAGCAGTCGCTCGAGGTCGACGTGGAGTGCTTCGGGGTCGGGCAGCACAAGGACCTCGCGCTGGGGCTCGTGCGCTTTCAGCAGGCGACCAGCGATCGTGCCGACGAGGGCGCCGGCGAAGACGACGAGTGCGAGTACGAAGGCCTGGTCCACGCACGATCGATCGGCGGTGCCCTGCGAACCCTTAGCGGCTTTGGAAAGTTTTGGGCGATTTTGTGCCCGCGGTGGCGAATCAGCGCACGGAAACAACACGAACGCGCACGCCGCCCTTCGGCATCATCGAAGCCACGCCCGCCGGCGCAATTGGATCGCGGCGCAACGAC
This genomic window contains:
- a CDS encoding NADPH:quinone oxidoreductase family protein, with protein sequence MRRIVCSEYGPPSLLHVVESDDLVPREGQVVVDVAAAGVNFVDALFVQGTYQIKIPPPFTPGSDYAGVISAVGPGVEGFAVGDHVLGSGFGAYASQLAVSPLSLTRVPSTIGLDQAAALLQSYCTMWFAFTRRMSLRPGQRVLVLGAGGGIGLAAIDVACGLGATVIAAASSEDKLAAARGAGASETINYTTEDLKARGKELGVDVVVDPIGGDLAEQALRASGWMSTYIVIGFASGPIPRFPVNLVLLNNRTVVGVDWGAWTGRDPEGQRALLAELMTAVGEGRLHPPMPARRPLDDVGAVLQEALDRKLVGKTVLVP